One genomic window of Hemitrygon akajei chromosome 1, sHemAka1.3, whole genome shotgun sequence includes the following:
- the cbln2b gene encoding cerebellin-2b isoform X1, with product MLNHIKLAGLVQGDSAQRTSVNILSNLEIFSHLKRRLHRKEWTREGRDRTRTALCRIIEGRMDLLLIRPGSGSMLALSLLLACTGVVLGQNDTEPIVLEGKCLVVCDSNPSSDGAVTSSLGISVRSGSAKVAFSAVRSTNHEPSEMSNRTMTIYFDHVLVNIGNHFDMRSSTFVAPRKGIYSFSFHVVKVYNRQTIQVSLMQNGWAVISAFAGDQDVTREAASNGVLLNMEREDKVYLKLERGNLMGGWKYSTFSGFLVFPL from the exons ATGTTAAACCATATCAAATTAGCGGGCTTAGTGCAAGGGGACAGTGCTCAGAGAACATCAGTAAATATTTTATCTAACTTGGAGATCTTCTCGCATTTAAAACG GAGGTTGCATCGGAAGGAGTGGACACGAGAGGGGCGAGACAGGACGCGAACAGCCCTGTGTCGGATTATCGAGGGTCGTATGGATCTACTGCTAATCCGCCCGGGATCTGGTAGCATGCTAGCGCTGAGCCTGCTGCTCGCTTGCACTGGCGTGGTGTTGGGACAGAACGATACGGAACCCATCGTCTTGGAAGGGAAATGCCTGGTGGTGTGCGACTCGAACCCATCCTCGGACGGGGCCGTCACCTCTTCGCTGGGAATCTCGGTTCGATCGGGCAGTGCCAAGGTGGCGTTCTCGGCCGTGCGCAGCACCAACCACGAGCCCTCGGAAATGAGCAACAGGACCATGACCATTTACTTCGATCAC GTGTTAGTTAATATCGGGAACCATTTCGATATGAGGAGCAGTACTTTCGTGGCGCCGAGGAAAGGGATTTACAGTTTCAGCTTTCACGTGGTGAAGGTGTACAACAGACAGACGATCCAG GTAAGCCTGATGCAGAATGGCTGGGCTGTGATCTCTGCATTTGCCGGGGATCAGGATGTGACGCGGGAGGCGGCCAGCAACGGAGTGCTCTTGAATATGGAGCGAGAGGACAAAGTCTACTTAAAACTTGAAAGAGGCAACTTGATGGGCGGGTGGAAATACTCGACGTTTTCTGGCTTTTTAGTATTTCCTCTATAA
- the cbln2b gene encoding cerebellin-2b isoform X2, giving the protein MDLLLIRPGSGSMLALSLLLACTGVVLGQNDTEPIVLEGKCLVVCDSNPSSDGAVTSSLGISVRSGSAKVAFSAVRSTNHEPSEMSNRTMTIYFDHVLVNIGNHFDMRSSTFVAPRKGIYSFSFHVVKVYNRQTIQVSLMQNGWAVISAFAGDQDVTREAASNGVLLNMEREDKVYLKLERGNLMGGWKYSTFSGFLVFPL; this is encoded by the exons ATGGATCTACTGCTAATCCGCCCGGGATCTGGTAGCATGCTAGCGCTGAGCCTGCTGCTCGCTTGCACTGGCGTGGTGTTGGGACAGAACGATACGGAACCCATCGTCTTGGAAGGGAAATGCCTGGTGGTGTGCGACTCGAACCCATCCTCGGACGGGGCCGTCACCTCTTCGCTGGGAATCTCGGTTCGATCGGGCAGTGCCAAGGTGGCGTTCTCGGCCGTGCGCAGCACCAACCACGAGCCCTCGGAAATGAGCAACAGGACCATGACCATTTACTTCGATCAC GTGTTAGTTAATATCGGGAACCATTTCGATATGAGGAGCAGTACTTTCGTGGCGCCGAGGAAAGGGATTTACAGTTTCAGCTTTCACGTGGTGAAGGTGTACAACAGACAGACGATCCAG GTAAGCCTGATGCAGAATGGCTGGGCTGTGATCTCTGCATTTGCCGGGGATCAGGATGTGACGCGGGAGGCGGCCAGCAACGGAGTGCTCTTGAATATGGAGCGAGAGGACAAAGTCTACTTAAAACTTGAAAGAGGCAACTTGATGGGCGGGTGGAAATACTCGACGTTTTCTGGCTTTTTAGTATTTCCTCTATAA